TATGGCATAATGGCTGCCTCAAATGTTCCGGCCGGCGATTGGTCCTGGTGGAACGGTGGCCGTTCAATCAATATCAACGCGGCACAATGGGTTCCCCAGGCAAATTTAAAAGATACCTTGAGCCATTATGCCGTTAAGTTCGAGATTTCGGCCACCAAGCCATGGGTAAACGGCTCGATCCAGATTTTAAAGGATTACGGTAGTTACGCAGCCCTTTATCGCCCGTGGAAAACAGCCACAGGCGCAACAGCGGCATTTACAACAAAGGGCTGGCAAACGGTTACCATACCGTTTTCAAGCTTTGTAGATAACAAAGGCTTCCCCGCCGCAACCCTCACCGATTTTCTTGGTGCCACCGGCGCCGGTGGCATCGAATTTCAATTTATCAATGACGGGTCAAGCACTGTCCAAACTTTCGAGGCGGCTATTGATAATATCAGGGTGGTGAGAATAAAATAAGCGAGAGAGTTAGTTGATTATAAGTGAATGCACGTGGCTTAACCGCCCCGGCATTTTTAAAAGCGGTGCTGCGATAGAAATCCAACGTATCCAAAGTAAAGGATCACTCCCGGTCGGGAATAACTTGGCTGCTTGTATTTCAAGGGCAGTTAATCAAAAAGTAAAAGTTAGTTGAATATAAATGGATGCCTGGGGTTACAAACAGGGCCCCGGCATTTTTTAGCAAGATGCTTTAAAACCGGCTGCCAATCAATTTAAAATCATGTAACTCTACCAACCTTAAGCCAAATAAACAATCGCATAAAAAACAAACAACATATTTAAATACAAGCATTAAAAAAATGAAAAAAACACCGTTCTTAAAACCTGTACTCTTGATAACGCTAACGCTGTTAGCGTTTTTTTCGTGCAGTAAAACGAAAAGCACGCCTGCCGAGCTTACGGTAAATCAAACAGCTATCACATTTACTCCTGATGGCGGAACCCAGGATTTTTCCATCTCCTGTAACGCCACATGGAACATCGTTAATCCCGGGTCATCATGGCTGCAGTTAAATGTAACCAGCGGCAATAGTGGGCAAACGGTGGTTCATATAAAAACCTTATCATCTAATGGTACCGGATCAACACGCTCAAGTACTTTAACCATAAACTCCTCGAACGGCCAGGCCAGGAGCCTGAAAGTATCTCAAACTGCCAATCTATATCCCGACTACAATACCTCGCCAATTGCTCCGGATGCTACTGGAATGAGTAGCAATGCAGTTCAGCTTGCGGCAAAAATTAAGCTGGGCTGGAATATTGGCAATACATTGGAAGCCTCGGGCGGCGAAACAGGCTGGGGCAATCCGCTCATCACCGAAGATTATGTGAAATTTGTAAAACAGCAGGGCTTTAATGCCATACGCCTTCCATGTGCCTGGAACATGGGCCATCTAAGCAACCCTGCGACAGCGCAAATAGACCCAAACTGGCTTAAACGGGTAAAAGATGTTGTAGGATATTGCGTAAAAAACGATATGTATGTATTGCTGAACATCCATTGGGATGGCGGCTGGCTTGAAAATAACATCACCAAAATAAAACAGGATTCTGTTAACGCTAAGCAAAAAGCGTTGTGGGAACAAATTGCAACCGCCATGCGCGATTTTGACGAACATTTAATGTTTGCCAGCGCCAACGAGCCAGCGGCAGACGACGCAGCAGCGACAGCAATTCTTTTAACCTATCATCAAACCTTTATCAGCGCGGTCAGATCAACGGGCGGTAAGAATGCCTACCGTGTACTGGTACTTCAGGGCCCTGCAACCAATATGGAAAAGACAAGCGATTTCATGACAACCCTGCCGCAAGACCCGGCTGCTGCGCGGATGATGGTTGAGGTGCATTATTACTCACCGTTTCAATTCTGTTGCCTGCTGGATAATGACGCGAGCTGGGGTAAAATGTTTTATTACTGGGGTAAAGGGCACCATTCTGCCATCGAACCCGACCGAAACGCTACCTGGGGTGAAGAAAGCGAAGTTGATGCTTCTTTTGATAGGATGAAGACAAAGTTTGTTGATAAGGGAATCCCGGTTTTATTAGGCGAGTACGGCGCTTACAGGCGTGACAATACGGCGCATGTCCCGTTAGATTTGCCAACACATGAGGATGCGGTTGACTACTGGAACATGTATGTAACCAAACAAGCGAAAACACGCGGGATGTTACCGTTTTATTGGGACACAGGCGGCGCTTTAGACAGGAGAACTTATACTGTAAAAGATCAGCGTACCATAAATGCCATTAAGCAAGGCGGAAATTAACAGCTGTTTTGCTATTGAAAAAGTAGCGAAAGCCTCCTTAACAAATAAAAAAGCGATCAGGTAAGGCTTGCACTTTACCTGATCGCTTTTTTATGGCTGAAAAATTAGCGGACTTCGTATTTTGCCAGGGCCCGTATCCAAATATCCTCGCCTTTTTTGGAGGACTTTAAGAAAAGTACCTTATAACCAAGACGGCTGGATTGAAACTTTAGTTTCGTCGGAAACTACGTACAAGGGTTAAATCCATTTACGATGGTTCATACAGCTATTTAAGCCAGCCATTGGTATCCATCCAAGCCTTTAGCCTATCAAACCAGTAATCGCGTGTAGTTGAATTATATAAGCCGAAACCGTGGCCCCCATTGGCATAGATATGCATTTCTCCTTTAACCTTGTTTTGGATTAACGCGTTGTAAAATAATAAAGTATTTTGAACAGGCACTACATTGTCATCTTCGGCATGCATCAGGAATACGGGCGGTGTTGCGGCGGTAACTTGTTTTTCGTTGCTGTAGAGGTCGATCAGTTTTTGTGCCGGGTTTCTGCCGATCAGATTTTCGCGCGACCCGGAATGGGCGAATGTTCCAAACGTAATAACGGGATATATCAATACCATAAAATCCGGGCGGAGACTGATATGATCGCTGTTCTTTATCGCCGGTTTGTCGAAATGTGTACCCAGGGTCGAGGCCAAATGCCCACCTGCAGAAAAGCCGATCACCCCCACCTTAGCAGGGTCAATATTCCACTGTTTCGCATTTTTGCGGATCATGCACAAAGCCGACTGTGCATCCTGCAAAGGACCGATAGTTTTGTCGACCATGATACTATCATTCGGCAATCGATATTTCAATACAAATGCGGCTACCCCTATTTTGTTAAAGGCGATTGCTATGGCTTCTCCCTCATGCCCCATGACCACCGCCGAGTAGCCGCCGCCCGGAATTACCAACACGGCGGTATGCATGGCACCTTCCTTCAATAAATAGGGTGTAAGCGTTGGCACAGATACATTGGCAGTACCGCCCCATTCATTAGGTTTTTCGTTATAAGTTGCAGGTGTGGGTTTACCGTTAGGAATATCGCCGGGGTAAAGCGGTACAGATTTTTGCGCGGATACATGCGCCAGCCAGCTGCTAAATATGGTTACGAGTATTAAAGTTCTCATTATGTTTTCTGGTTGTTTATCGGTTTAAAGCTGTTTAATGCAAAATGTGTCCCCGGGTGGAAACACATTTTGTTAGTTTAATTTCTATTTATCACTTATCCCGCTTAATCAGCAAGATCAATCTTGATACCCGTCACTTTCCAGTCCGGTAAATTCACAGGCTTTTTAATGATCAGCGCATCATCTTCCTGTTGCCACCTGATCTTTTCCTTACTGCCTAAAAGCTTTATCGAGGTTATTTTCTGTTTATTCAGGGCTGATGATTTACCGAGCGATTTGATTCTGATATCTCCTGTAGGTTTGTCGAGCAGAAATGCATATAACTTGTTGCCGTTGCAAGTAAAGCGAATGTCTTCCCCTGTATACTTAACCCGGTCTTCGTTAAAGGCGCTGGTTTTAACAGTTGCCACATTCTGCGGCCGCTCGCCGAATATTTTCCAGGGGCGTGATCCGTATATACCTTCGCCATTAGCGGCCGTCCACTTGCCAATCTCATCAAGTGTATTCAGCATATCAGGCTCCAGGTCGCCTTCCGGTGTTTGAACGATGTTAATCAGCAAGTTTCCGTTTTTGCTTACAATATCTACCAACATTTGTATAATGTCGGTGCCGCTTTTATAGGTTTGACCGGTGCGGTAAAACCAATCGCCTATAGAAGTATCGGTTTGCCATGGATATGGACTGATCGAATCCTGAACGCCCCGTTCAATATCCTGCACCCACATCCCGTTCGATGCCTGCTTGCAGTTATACACAGCGTTGAGCCGACCGTTGTTGTATGCGATGTTTCCGTTGTAAAAATTAGCTAACATATCCCGGCCAATATCCCCAAACGGGAACCATCCATCTGAATAAAGCAGGTCGGGATGATAATTATCTACCAATTCTTTAACAGCTTTATACCAGGTGCGTTGCCATTCGGGGTTGGTAGTGTACCACGCACGGTCATCGGGTTTTGCCTTTGAATGATACAAATCCGCATACTGCGGATCGTTGCCATCGTATGGCACGCCTTTATAATCGCCGGATGTATCAGCATTATGAGCCGGTTGGTACCAGGTAAAGCTCGCTCCCAAATGCTCCGAAACCCCGAATTTAAGGCCATTCTTCTTAGCTTCCTTTTGCCAGATGCCAACCACATCCTTATGCGGCCCCATTTGCACAGCGTTCCACCGGTGCAGTGCAGAGTTCCATAAGAAGAAATTGTCATGGTGGGTGCCCATACTCACAAAGTATTTTGCCCCGGCCCTTTTATAAAGCGCCATCAATTTTTCGGGGTCCCACTTTTCAGCTTTCCAAAACGGGATTATGTCCTTGTACCCAAATTTTGACGGATGCCCGTAATGTGCAACATGATATTTATTCTGTTCGCTGCCCTGGATGTACATATTTCGGGCATACCAGTCACCCTGGCGTGGAACAGCCTGCGGGCCCCAATGCGCCCAGATACCAAACTTGGCATCTCTGAACCAGGCGGGATATTGGTATTGCTTAAATGAAGAATCCGAAGGATTGAACGGTCCTTTGTTAACGGGCAGGTTTTGCCCATACAGCATTAATGTGTTTGTTGAAAGTACCAGGCCGAGGGCGACGATCTTTTTTACTTTACTTATCATTTTAGGTTGTTATAGTTGGTTGGAAAATCTATCTATTAATTTGCGTGGGCTTTGACCGTTACTGTCGCTTCGGTCAATCCCGCCGAACTTACTGTAAGTTTGATATCGCCGGCGTTATGCGTACTTCTGATCACCAACATGGCACGGCCGTGCCAGGCTTTACGGGAATTGCCGACATAAGGGTCTGTGTCTTTAACATCGGCATTATCAACCCCGGCTATTACGCCCGGCCCCTCAAGTTTAAATTGAAGCCGATTTGATGCATTGGGTTGAATAACGCCGTCCTTATCGGTTACTTTAATTGTAATATAGGATAAGTCCTGTCCGTTCGGCAATATTTGTTTGCGGTCGGCAAAGAGCCGGATCTTAGCAGCAGAACCCGACGTTTGCAGTGTGGTTGATTCCATCACTTTATCATTTTCTACGCCTACTGCTTTGAGGGTTCCCGCCGCATAAGGAACAGGAAAAGTAGCTTTAAATTCCTCCTGTGCTGTTGTGAGTTTTTCACCAAGAAGTTTGTCATTGAAATAAAGCCTTACCTTGGGGTATCTCGAATACACCTCTACATCCAGTTTTTTGCCCTCAAAGCCAGGCCAGGTCCAATTTTCCCACGTGGGCCAAACCGACCACCAGGTTTCTTTGATTTCCAATGGCTCGGGGTTGGGTTCGCGAACAGCCATATACAGCTTTTCCTTATCATTATACAACATGCTGCGGTAGTGCGATATAGGCTTTCTCCATCCGGTTAAATCAATATCCCCACAATATGCGCCATGCCATGGAAAAAGATTATTTTCCCAATGCTCGCCCGGCACTTCGCCCGAGTAATACCAACGGCCAATTCCAGCTTCACCTAAATAATCTATAGCTGTCCATACAAAATCTCCTATGATATAGTTATTATTTTGCACCAGCTTCCAATTGGCAAATGCATCGCGCGGGTACGATTCGGTTTGAAAAATAACACGTGAATGAACCCTTTTATGGTCGGCAGGCGCGCCCTGCAGCTGGTAATTATAACCGCAAACATCGTGTGCTGCCATAAGTGGGTCTAACGATTCCCAGTCGTTGCCCCATTTTACTATCGCCGATGTTACAGGCCGTGTGCTGTCTATATTTTTAACAATACCTGCAAGCGTTTTAGCGGTTACCACAGCTTCGGGCTTATTTCTTTCAACCACCTCATTTCCTATACTCCACATAAAAATTGACGGGTGGTTCCTATCCCTCAGCACCATCGTTTCCAGATCTGGTTTAGACCAACGGTCAAAATAAGCCGAATAATCATACTTGTTTTTACTAACCTTCCAGCCATCAAAAGCTTCATCGATAACCAATAAACCTAATCTGTCGCAGGCATCTAAAAAAGCTTCAGAAGGGGGATTATGAGAAGTGCGTACAGCATTAAACCCCGAAGTTTTCATTAACTCCACCTTACGCTCCTCGGCCCGGTCAAAAGCGGCGGCACCGAGGCAGCCGTTATCATGATGAACACAGCCACCGCTGATCTTTACCGTTTTACCATTGAGCTGAAAACCATCTTCGGCAGTAAATTTTATTGAACGGATGCCGAAAGTGGTATTCGTATTATCAATTTTTTCATTGCCTTTTGATATCCGGATCCGGGCCTGGTATAAATATGGGGTTTCGGGTGTCCATAACAGGGGCTTCGACACTTTTATAATCTGTGCTACCTCTTTTTCACTGTTTGCCGGTAACTCTAAACTTACTTTGCTATTTCCTACGTTTTTAGCGCCCCCATAAAACAAGCCTGTGTTGATAGTAATCCGCTGCAGAATGTCCGTTTGGTTTTTCACCTTCGCTTTAACAAGCACTGAGGCCTGTTTTGGAGATACTTCGGGGGTTGTAACCGCAACTCCCCATCCGGCAATATGCACAGGGTTAGTAATATTCAACCATACGTGGCGGTAAATTCCAGAGCCGCTATACCACCTGCAATTAACCTGCTGTGAATCATCAACACGTACGGCTATCACATTTTCTTTATCAAAATCAAGATAAGGTGAAAGATCATAACTGAATGAAGAATAGCCATAAGGCCGGATGCCCAGTGATTTACCATTGATAAACACTTCAGCATTCATGTAAACTCCCTCAAAATAAACAGAAACCTCTTTCTCTTTCCATTCGGGAGGAGCCCTAAACGTTTTTCTGTACCAACCGATACCAGCCGGGAAGTAACCGCCCGCACCGCCGGTTGGATTTTTGAGGCTCACTTTCCCCTCAATACTCCAATCATGCGGCAAGTCAAGGTTACGCCAGGGCTTATCGTTAAAGTCTCTTAATCTCGCCAGCGAATCATCGCCAGGGTTAAATTTCCAATCGTAATCAAATAGCTGTTTTCGCATGATAGCGCCCGGAAGTTGGGCGAAGCTTAACATGCTATAAACCAAAAACAGGATGGCTATGGTTATTGTTTTCATGAAATAGTGTGCATTACACAGTTACTTAACTGTAATTTTTGTTTTTAGAATAATATTACGTGATGAATTACCTAACTCAATAACGTACTCGCCCGCTTCCGTATTCCAGCCTTTTTTCGCTTCGTCATAAAACGCAAGATCTGTAACCTTTACCTGCATATCTATCGTTTTTGATTCGCCGGCCTTTAAAAAGATCTTTTTAAAGGCTTTAAGCTCTTTTTGAGGACGCTGCACGGTACTAACCGGTTCGCTTACATAAAGCTGTACAACTTCGGCGCCGTACCTGTCGCCCGTATTTTTTATTGTGAACCGTACATGTATTATCTCGTTTTTCCTGTATACCGGCTTATCGGTAGCCAGATGGCTTAATGAAAAACCGGTGTAAGACAGTCCATATCCAAAAGGGAAAAGCGGCGTTATGTTTTTGGTATCATACCAGCGGTATCCTACCAAAATACCTTCTTTATATTCGGCCGTGAGCTTATTTCCCGGGTAGGTATCCATATAAAAAGCCGGTGAGTCATTTAATGAAACCGGGAAGGTAAACGGCAGCTTACCCGAGGGGTTTACAGTTCCTTTCAAAACATCTGCCAGCGCGTTACCAGCTTCCGAACCGTTAAACCACGACCAAACAATGGTGTGATTAGATTTACTGATCTCATTCAAATCGTAGGGCGCACCGGCCATCACTACGATAACGGTATTGGGGTTAACCGCGCTTACAGCGTTAACCAATGCCTGCTCACCAAAAGGCAGTTCAAGGCTTTTACGATCATGGGCTTCACTTTCATATTCACGGTTTGAGCCAATACACAAGATAGCAACATCACTTTTTTTAGCAAGCGCTACTGCTTCATCAATCAGGTTTTGATCGGGTTTATTATAATCACCATTTTGCACGGCGGTTTTGTTAGCTTGGTAATTGGCCCGGTAACCCTGGGCAAAACTAACTTCGGCAATTTTATCGAATTTTATTTTTATCCCCTGCAAAGCCGTAACTTCATATTTGGCTTTTACACCTGCACCGTATCCGCCCAAGGCAAACGTGCGTATCGCATTATCTCCTATAACGGCAATGTGTTTAATACTGCCTATTTGCAAAGGCAGAAGTTGTTTGTCGTTTTTTAGCAGTACGATAGACTCTGAGGCGATCTCATACGCGGCTTTGCCATGCTCAGGGGTTGAGATCGATCCTTTTGGATGATTGGCACTCATGGACGTATGGTACATAAGCCATAAAATCCTGCTTACCTTATCGTTAATGGTTTTCTGCGAAACGCTGCCCGCCTTCACAGCGGCAAGCAATGGTTTGGCCATGTACCATTGCTCGTAAGGTCCGCCGGATCCCATCTCAATATCGAGACCGTTATTTGCTGCCGCAACAGTATGATGCGTTCCGGCCCAGTCAGACATCACTACACCTTTAAAACCCCAGTCATTTTTTAAAACCTTATTTAATAAATAACCGTTTTCAGAACACCAATAACCATTTAACTTATTGTAAGCCGACATTACGGTATAAGCATTACCCTGCCGAACCGCCGCTTTAAAGGCGGGAAAATAGATTTCCTGTAAGGCTCTTTCATCAACTATGGTATTTACGCTATCCCGATTAAGCTCCTGGTTATTGGCAGCAAAATGTTTTATACAGGCAGCCACATGCTGGCTTTGGATACCCTTTACCGCCTGAACGGCCAGCAGGCTGTTCAGGTAGGGATCTTCTGAGTAATATTCATAAGTGCGGCCACAAAGCGGCATCCGGCAAATATTAAAGGCGGGTGCAAGCATTACATTCTTTTTTCGGGCATTAGCCTCCTCTCCTATTACCACACCATATTTATTGGCCATAGTTGGGTTCCAGGTAGCGGCTATCGCCGAACCATTGGGTAAAAAAGTAGCAGAATCCGTTGTCCAGTTTGCCGAAGCCCAATCAAAGCGTTTTATCTCTTCCCGCACGCCTAACGGCCCATCGTCACACGTTAATTCAGGGATACCTAAGCGGGGCACACCTGCCGACGAAAACAAGGCGTTACCATGCAGTATCGCTATTTTTTCTTCAAGTGTCATCTTTTTGATCACGCTATTGATCTTCAATTTAATGGCCGCCTCGTTTTTGTTTTGTGCAGATACACCGCCAAACAAAAAAAGCGCGATAAAACAGGTAATTATATATTTCATAAAAACTATTTCTTTGGATTGGTTATTTATAGATTATTTTTCAGCAGCCGTTATTTCAAAAGCCGAAGATTTTAAGCCCGGCGAGCTTGCCTTTAAAACGATAGTTCCCGGTTGCCCTGTTGACTGAACGATTACCTGTGCATACCCGCTAAAAAGTTTTCGCTTATAAGGAGCAGGGGGATAAACCAACTGGATGAGGCCGGGATCGGTGTTAACACTTGCCCATATATTAGCTTTAAGCAATGGTGTTGCTACAATAGCAAGAGTGTTGTTGCCGGGGTGCAGCAATGAAGCATCCAGTTTAAAATCGGTGTTCAGATCGGCCACTTTAATTTGATGCCCTATTTCCTTACCGTTAATAAAAATATTTTGAACCGTACCGATGTTTTTACTGAAAAAGGTAGCCGTTGCAGCTGCAACATCAGCAGGCATATTGAAACCGGCACGGTAGACTATCGCTTTCACCTTTCGCCCAAATTCATCATCCCTTGTATCCATAAAGGCGTTTTGCCATTTGCTGTCGTTATAATGCTCGGCCACTTCAGCTTTTGGATTTAAATCGTCAACAAATTTCTCCTTTAACGTATCTATGTGAACAAGGTCGATCCTTTCTACGTATTTATCCGCTTCCAGCGAAGTCGGATCGCCATTGCCTACTCCTAAAATTTTACCAGGGCCTGTAATTGAAAAGGTCGCCTCATTCTGCGCCGTAGGCACCCGGAGATTGTTTTTATCATCAGCCTCAACCGTAATTATGGCCATATCTTTTTTATCAGCCCTGATCGCTTTTCTGTTGGCTGATAGCTTAACCTGAACCGGTGGCAGCGTGGTTTTAACCATATCGCTGCCTACTTTTATGCCTTTGTTATAACCTACCGCCTGCAATGTGCCGGGCTGGTATTTTACCTGCCATTCGAGGTGCCCGTTCTGCTCCATCGTTTTTTTGCCGAGGCTTTTTTTATTTAGAAGAAGCTCTACCTCGTCGCAATTGCTGTAGGTGCATACCCGTATCTCCTGGCCTTCTTTACCCTGCCAGTTCCAGTGCGGCAAAATATGCACTACCGTTTGTTTCGTCCACCACGACTTTAAATAATAGTAATCATCCTTGGGAAAGCCGCAGGCATCAACCATCCCGAAGTATGATCCGACAGAGGGCCACCCAAACGGTGTAGGTTCCCCTCTGTAGTCAAAGCCTGTCCAGATGAACATGCCGGCCAGGTACGGGCGTGAGGCGTAATGTTTCCATCCTTGTTCCAGGCTATAAAAAAAATCGTTTTGCTTCCGGTCGTATGCTGCAAGCTGGTGCCTGTCCGGATCATTCTCATAAATTCCCCTTGAGGCAACTGTCGACCCCTCTTCGGTACCCCAGCTAAATTGATCAGGGTACTTTTTATGTTGCTCATCAGTGTTTTTAGTAGCTACGTAGTTATAGCCTAACACATCTATCACGGTCGATATACCCCAGCCAATGCCACCGCTGATGGCCGCGGTGATGTAGCGTGTTGAATCAACCGATTTAGCGAAAGCCTGCATAGTTGCAGCTATCCGCGCACCTTTAATATTGCCTTCAATAGCCCACTCTTCGTTCCCTATCGACCAACTGATGATACTGGGATGGTTCCGGTCGCGCGTTATCATCCTTTTCAGGTCGTTCAACTGTGTCGAAGTGGTACCCATCAAACGGTTTTCGTCAATAACCAGCATACCTAACCTGTCGCACGCATCAAGCAATTCTGGCGTCGGGGGATTATGTGAGCAGCGATATGCATTGCAACCCATCCCCTTTAACGTCCTGATCCTGAATTCCTGTAAACCATCCGGCAGCGCAACGCCAACACCAGCATGGTCTTGATGATTGTTGGTGCCCTGTATTTTTACATGCTCACCGTTCAGAAAAAAACCTTCATTAGCATCAAACCTGATGGTACGAATGCCAAACGTTGTTACATAACTATCCAAAACAATCCCATTCTCTTCAACGGTGGTAATTAGCTGATATAGGCAGGGCATATCTAACGACCATAGCTTTGGATTGCTAACATTTAATAAACTTTTAATATCCTTAGCTGCGAACGGCTTTAAAACAACTCCGGTAGTGTTTTTTGCTGCAAGGGCTTTCCCTTTATCATCAATAATTGTTTGGGTTATATCAAAGCTCCTTGGCTTTTCACTATCATTACTTATAGCCGATGTCGCGGTAACCCCGGCCACATTATCTTTTACCGTTGTGGTAACAAAGGTTCCTTCGGGCAAAATATGAAGCTGATCTGTTTTGTTAAGCCATACATGGCGATAAATACCGGCCCCCTCGTAAAACCAGCCTTCTTCCATAGTTACATCTGCACGCACGGCTATAACGTTATTGCCGCCATAGTTTAAATATTCTGAAATATTGTATTCAAAGCCGTGGTAACCGCTGGGCTCGGTACCTAAAAAATGTCCGTTTACCCAAACTATGCTGTTGCGGAAAACGCCATCGAATGCTATGGATATATGTTTACCGAGGTCGGAGGCGGGGATAGCAAAAGTTTTGCGGTACCAGCCTACACTGGCTTCCGGGAAATTACGGCCGATTGCCTTCGATCCATGGCTGAAACTACCCTTAGGGCTAAAGGACTGTTCAACCGCCCAGTCATGCGGCAGGTCGAGTTTTCGCCAACCTCTGTCATCAAATTCTGCCGAGGCGGCACCGTCTCCATAACCTGTTTTTGCCAGGTAAGAGAAACCACCGGTTCCATAATAAAAATCTTTCGAAACATCATAAGCATGTCCCAACGCAAAACGCCAGTCGTTATCTATTGAAATGTGTTCGCGTTTTGAACCTGATACATTTGGTAGCTGGGCTATTGAGTTTGCAGAAATAATTAAAAATAAAATCAAGAAGTAAAAAATTTTGAAGAAGGGAATTTTTGTAAGCATGGTATAGCGATGGTTATTAATATGGGATGCCAAAAGCAGATGTGGATGTGATTAAAGGAGGCATTATTGTCGTGGGAATTTTAATTGCAGCCAGCTGTAAAAGCATGAATAACATTTCGGCAAGGCAAGTTATCGGTTCGCCTGTATGTACAATATCCTACGTCCCCGAAATAGCATATGTATGTATTTTAACATCATAGTAAATTAAGCAGGTTTTAAAATTGGCTAAGCAATACAAAACTCATTGTATTTTGTACTAAAGAGTTGTTGATTGCGCCGCTAAACTAAATTTTAGTACGTAATAGATTGTTTATAAATAGGGATACAAATGTTAAGACAGCATGCCATGTTTGTTCACAGCAGTTTAATATCCCAAAGAGGACTTTTGAACATCCGGCTATACCATTTGATAAGAAGGCCGGAAGCGGAAAGTGCAAATGCTATAAAAGGTTATTTATTTTTTTTTGAGGAATAGGCTGAAGGAAGGCAATTAAACTCAGTTTTAAAACATCGTACAAAATACTTCTGGCTTTTAAAGCCCACCTTGTAGGAGATTTGTGATATGGTTAGCTGCGAATTTTCAAGCAATTGCGCGGCACGTTTGAGGCGGATAGTACGGATCAGGTCCACCGGCGATTTCCCGGTTAAAGCGAGGGTTCTTTTATAGAGGGTTACACGGCTTACACATAGCTCGCTGCTCAGTTCTTCCACCGAAAATTCAGCGTTATCAATGTTCTTTTCAATCAGTTGTACTGTCTTTTTAATAAACGCTTCATCAAACGATTCGGTTTCTATCTCTGTTGGCTTAACATCAAGCTGCTTTTGGTAGGTTTTACGCATATCCTGTTGCATGGCCAGTATGTTTTTAAGCTTCGAGGTAAGGATCTCGAAGTTGAAAGGCTTGGTCAGGTAGTCGTTGGCGCCGGTTTCAAGCCCCTGTAATTGCTGCTCTTCATCAGTTACCGCGGTGAGCAATACTACCGGTATATGGGATGTACGTTTATCGTTGCGTATTTTACGGCACAAATCGACGCCATTCATTTCGGGCATACTGATATCGCTAACTACGAGGTTAGGGTGAAGTGCAAGCGTTTTTTGCCATCCTTCCTTTCCGTTGGCTGCCTCAATGATGTTGAAGGTTTCGCTTAAATTATCTTTCAGATAGAAACGAAAATCCTCATTGTCTTCAACCAGCAATACGGTAAGCTTTCTGTTAATACCACTTCCCGCCTTTGCCAATTCGGTGCTATCTTGTAATTCTGATTTGAGTAAGTTAGTTTCGTAGATGGATAATACAGGCTCCGTTGCCAGGTC
The sequence above is a segment of the Mucilaginibacter celer genome. Coding sequences within it:
- the galA gene encoding beta-galactosidase GalA produces the protein MLTKIPFFKIFYFLILFLIISANSIAQLPNVSGSKREHISIDNDWRFALGHAYDVSKDFYYGTGGFSYLAKTGYGDGAASAEFDDRGWRKLDLPHDWAVEQSFSPKGSFSHGSKAIGRNFPEASVGWYRKTFAIPASDLGKHISIAFDGVFRNSIVWVNGHFLGTEPSGYHGFEYNISEYLNYGGNNVIAVRADVTMEEGWFYEGAGIYRHVWLNKTDQLHILPEGTFVTTTVKDNVAGVTATSAISNDSEKPRSFDITQTIIDDKGKALAAKNTTGVVLKPFAAKDIKSLLNVSNPKLWSLDMPCLYQLITTVEENGIVLDSYVTTFGIRTIRFDANEGFFLNGEHVKIQGTNNHQDHAGVGVALPDGLQEFRIRTLKGMGCNAYRCSHNPPTPELLDACDRLGMLVIDENRLMGTTSTQLNDLKRMITRDRNHPSIISWSIGNEEWAIEGNIKGARIAATMQAFAKSVDSTRYITAAISGGIGWGISTVIDVLGYNYVATKNTDEQHKKYPDQFSWGTEEGSTVASRGIYENDPDRHQLAAYDRKQNDFFYSLEQGWKHYASRPYLAGMFIWTGFDYRGEPTPFGWPSVGSYFGMVDACGFPKDDYYYLKSWWTKQTVVHILPHWNWQGKEGQEIRVCTYSNCDEVELLLNKKSLGKKTMEQNGHLEWQVKYQPGTLQAVGYNKGIKVGSDMVKTTLPPVQVKLSANRKAIRADKKDMAIITVEADDKNNLRVPTAQNEATFSITGPGKILGVGNGDPTSLEADKYVERIDLVHIDTLKEKFVDDLNPKAEVAEHYNDSKWQNAFMDTRDDEFGRKVKAIVYRAGFNMPADVAAATATFFSKNIGTVQNIFINGKEIGHQIKVADLNTDFKLDASLLHPGNNTLAIVATPLLKANIWASVNTDPGLIQLVYPPAPYKRKLFSGYAQVIVQSTGQPGTIVLKASSPGLKSSAFEITAAEK